Proteins from a single region of Streptomyces glaucescens:
- a CDS encoding STAS domain-containing protein: MSPLQITLRDAVTGPVLEIAGEVDYTNAGELLDRVTGVALEPGRRIVLDLSGMTFCDSSGISALIAARNHALAARADFALAAVPDHTLRVLHIVGLDQILTFHPDVDSATRP, translated from the coding sequence ATGAGCCCGCTGCAGATCACCCTTCGAGACGCCGTCACCGGGCCCGTCCTGGAGATCGCCGGTGAAGTCGACTACACCAACGCCGGCGAACTGCTGGACCGGGTCACCGGGGTCGCCCTGGAGCCGGGCCGGCGCATCGTGCTGGACCTGAGCGGCATGACGTTCTGTGACTCCAGCGGCATCAGCGCCCTGATCGCCGCCCGCAACCACGCCCTCGCCGCCCGGGCCGACTTCGCGCTCGCCGCCGTACCCGACCACACCCTGCGCGTCCTGCACATCGTCGGCCTGGACCAGATCCTCACCTTCCACCCCGACGTCGACTCCGCCACCCGGCCCTGA
- a CDS encoding PP2C family protein-serine/threonine phosphatase, which translates to MCARDQQPEPRDADRAAFAALLEDSAEELYESAPCGYLSTLMDGTVAKINATLLGWLGRERDEVVGRMRFTDLLTVGGRLYHETHFAPLLRMRGEIGAIALELAPADGGRIPVLVSSVVKHGSTGEPLLIRTTVFDARDRRAYEQELLRGRRAAEEARRQAEADRARLQEALAVLQQALLPDALPPVPGMETAAYYHTASPDRLGGDFYDVFPIDGKRFGFFLGDVCGKGPQAAAVTSLTRYTLRAAALHDSDPVSALTTLNKVLHERYAGEGDPRFCTVVFGVLEPDATTGRTAVRLASGGHPPALVLRADGTAAFLPTPGGLLVGIVPAAPFATATTVLAAGDTLLLYTDGLTEARTGEGRARLYGDEALLSFVTGHAGARPPDVIGALTGLLRGFGDGLDDDTALLALGVPAPGTETRHTT; encoded by the coding sequence ATGTGCGCGCGGGACCAGCAGCCCGAGCCGCGCGACGCGGACCGTGCGGCCTTCGCCGCGCTGCTGGAGGACAGCGCGGAGGAGCTGTACGAGAGCGCGCCGTGCGGCTACCTGTCCACCCTGATGGACGGCACCGTCGCCAAGATCAACGCCACGCTGCTGGGCTGGCTCGGCCGGGAGCGGGACGAGGTCGTGGGCCGGATGCGGTTCACCGACCTGCTGACCGTGGGCGGCAGGCTCTACCACGAGACGCACTTCGCGCCCCTGCTGCGGATGCGGGGGGAGATCGGCGCCATAGCCCTGGAGCTCGCACCGGCCGACGGCGGCCGGATACCCGTACTCGTCTCCTCCGTGGTCAAGCACGGCAGCACCGGCGAGCCGCTGCTGATCCGCACCACCGTCTTCGACGCCCGCGACCGCCGCGCCTACGAGCAGGAACTGCTGCGCGGCCGGAGGGCGGCCGAGGAGGCGCGCCGGCAGGCCGAGGCCGACCGCGCCCGGCTCCAGGAAGCGCTCGCAGTGCTCCAGCAGGCCCTGCTGCCCGACGCCCTGCCGCCGGTGCCGGGAATGGAGACGGCGGCCTACTACCACACCGCCTCGCCCGACCGGCTCGGCGGCGACTTCTACGACGTCTTCCCCATCGACGGCAAGCGCTTCGGGTTCTTCCTCGGCGACGTGTGCGGCAAGGGCCCGCAGGCCGCCGCGGTCACCTCACTGACCCGCTACACCCTGCGCGCCGCCGCCCTGCACGACTCCGACCCCGTCTCCGCCCTCACCACGCTGAACAAGGTGCTCCACGAGCGCTACGCGGGCGAGGGCGACCCGCGCTTCTGCACGGTCGTGTTCGGCGTCCTCGAACCCGACGCCACGACGGGGCGGACCGCCGTCCGCCTCGCCTCGGGCGGCCACCCGCCCGCGCTCGTCCTGCGGGCCGACGGCACGGCCGCCTTCCTGCCCACCCCGGGCGGTCTCCTCGTCGGCATCGTGCCCGCCGCGCCGTTCGCCACCGCCACGACAGTCCTCGCGGCCGGCGACACCCTCCTGCTCTACACCGACGGCCTCACCGAAGCCCGCACCGGCGAGGGACGCGCCCGCCTGTACGGGGACGAGGCCCTGCTCTCCTTCGTGACCGGCCACGCGGGCGCCCGCCCGCCCGACGTGATCGGCGCCCTCACCGGCCTGCTGCGCGGTTTCGGTGACGGCCTCGACGACGACACCGCCCTGCTCGCCCTCGGCGTCCCCGCACCCGGCACGGAGACGAGACACACCACATGA
- a CDS encoding NlpC/P60 family protein, protein MVNTSRRRMLAAFAASAASLPLTAVAASGARAATSVAAVDPLTGPPTLGTAGSAVTLAPLDPAYFSALTLGGPLTATVLPGTPARTEITSGGRRVALLTHGARTVLLPGPRRTFAENKRPFVDDFARTLPDLTLPEEQRQYWGSSPGGGSWSTLGPEPGDYSVTPGAGVISLTTDYASRHATLRDADITDVDVRCVGRFDKVPAGQACSFALSFGYQNPHDNYRARLSFLTTGAVELRVEKEVADTVTSLAPAVTVATSVAAGTDFTVRVRREGTRIRVKAWRTASAEPSAWTADTSDPAFGAGRVGLRALANDGCSNLPVKLSVSRFEVSAATWAAPPAVTHGDWVRLLPEPFDGTWTDALERTVRAWAGSPAPDVLAYAAMFLGGAGAVTAGTGPAQGRQVLGEAGYGHLDPQGYRYEGADFHEYMNTGWTFPDGTYTGPSSKQAGNLDCSGYTRMVYGYHMGVPLAAGADTSGLRLPRKSRDIAQHAPGVLVDRTDGSGPPAATQLQPGDLVLFNADSGDDNPTVTVDHVGIYLGRDTAGKRRFLSSRKTVNGPTMGDLGGPSLLDGTGTYATTLHTVRRI, encoded by the coding sequence ATGGTCAACACCTCACGGCGGCGGATGCTCGCCGCCTTCGCGGCCTCCGCCGCCTCCCTCCCGCTCACCGCCGTGGCCGCGTCCGGCGCCCGGGCCGCCACGTCGGTCGCCGCGGTGGACCCGCTCACCGGCCCGCCCACCCTCGGCACGGCCGGGTCCGCGGTGACCCTGGCACCGCTCGACCCCGCGTACTTCTCGGCGCTGACCCTGGGCGGTCCGCTCACCGCGACGGTGCTGCCCGGGACCCCGGCGCGCACCGAGATAACCTCCGGTGGCCGGCGCGTGGCCCTGCTCACCCACGGGGCCCGGACCGTGCTGCTGCCCGGCCCGCGGCGCACCTTCGCCGAGAACAAGCGCCCCTTCGTCGACGACTTCGCGCGCACCCTGCCGGACCTGACCCTCCCGGAGGAGCAGCGCCAGTACTGGGGCTCGTCCCCCGGGGGCGGCAGCTGGTCCACGCTCGGCCCGGAGCCCGGGGACTACTCCGTCACGCCCGGCGCCGGCGTCATCAGCCTCACCACCGACTACGCCAGCCGGCACGCCACCCTGCGCGACGCGGACATCACCGACGTGGACGTGCGCTGCGTCGGCCGGTTCGACAAGGTGCCGGCCGGGCAGGCCTGCTCGTTCGCGCTGTCCTTCGGCTACCAGAACCCCCACGACAACTACCGCGCCCGGCTGTCGTTCCTGACCACGGGCGCCGTCGAGCTGCGCGTCGAGAAGGAGGTCGCCGACACCGTCACCTCGCTCGCGCCCGCGGTGACCGTCGCCACCTCGGTCGCGGCCGGCACCGACTTCACCGTCCGGGTGCGCCGCGAGGGCACCCGGATCCGCGTCAAGGCCTGGCGCACCGCCTCGGCCGAGCCCTCCGCGTGGACCGCCGACACCAGCGACCCGGCCTTCGGCGCCGGACGGGTCGGCCTGCGCGCGCTCGCCAACGACGGCTGCAGCAACCTGCCCGTGAAGCTGTCCGTCAGCCGCTTCGAGGTGTCCGCCGCCACCTGGGCCGCGCCGCCGGCCGTCACCCACGGCGACTGGGTGCGCCTGCTGCCCGAACCCTTCGACGGCACCTGGACGGACGCCCTGGAGCGGACCGTCCGCGCCTGGGCGGGCTCCCCGGCACCCGACGTCCTGGCCTACGCCGCCATGTTCCTCGGCGGGGCCGGCGCCGTCACCGCGGGCACGGGCCCCGCCCAGGGCAGGCAGGTCCTCGGCGAGGCCGGTTACGGCCACCTGGACCCCCAGGGGTACCGGTACGAGGGCGCCGACTTCCACGAGTACATGAACACCGGCTGGACGTTCCCCGACGGCACCTACACGGGGCCGTCCAGCAAGCAGGCCGGCAACCTGGACTGCTCGGGCTACACCCGGATGGTGTACGGCTACCACATGGGCGTGCCGCTCGCCGCCGGCGCGGACACCTCCGGGCTGCGGCTCCCGCGCAAGTCACGGGACATCGCCCAGCACGCGCCGGGCGTGCTGGTGGACCGGACGGACGGCAGCGGGCCGCCCGCCGCGACCCAGCTCCAGCCCGGCGACCTGGTGCTGTTCAACGCCGACTCGGGGGACGACAACCCGACGGTCACCGTCGATCACGTCGGCATCTACCTGGGCCGTGACACGGCGGGCAAGCGGCGGTTCCTGTCCAGCCGCAAGACGGTGAACGGCCCGACGATGGGTGACCTCGGAGGGCCCTCGCTGCTGGACGGCACCGGCACCTACGCGACGACGCTGCACACCGTGCGCCGTATCTGA
- the proP gene encoding glycine betaine/L-proline transporter ProP produces MAATGKDESLEPAAVRRHRVLFRAIEKRRRPRLRRSDITVTDEAAVKRATKAAALGNAMEWYDFGIYSYLAATLGKVFFPSGSDTAQLLSSFATFAVAFLVRPLGGMVFGPLGDRIGRKRILSITMIMMAVGTFAIGLIPPHSAIGIWAPVLLILFRMVQGFSTGGEYGGASTFIAEYAPDKRRGFFGSFLEFGTLAGYVGASGLVVVLTGLLSEQQMLDWGWRIPFLVAAPLGLIGLYLRLRLDETPAFQKLEGGRVRASEAADAVETSATGDLGKIFTRYWRPLLLCVALVAAYNITDYMLLSYMPTYLSDELGYGTTHGLLILLVVMVLQMCVMNQVGRLSDRFGRKPLLMTGMLGFLFLSVPSFLLIRQGSVVLITVGLLLLGLSLVTMLGTMSSALPAIFPTQVRYGSLSVAYNLSTSLFGGTTPLVITALISAFGTNLMPAYYAMGAAAIGVVAVLCMKETANQPLAGSPPCVETEAEATELVQAQAPSPRF; encoded by the coding sequence ATGGCGGCGACCGGCAAGGACGAGTCGCTGGAGCCCGCCGCGGTCAGGCGCCACCGGGTGCTCTTCCGCGCGATCGAGAAGCGACGCCGTCCCAGGCTGCGCCGCAGCGACATCACCGTCACCGACGAGGCCGCGGTGAAACGGGCCACGAAGGCCGCTGCCCTCGGCAACGCGATGGAGTGGTACGACTTCGGCATCTACAGCTATCTCGCGGCGACGCTCGGCAAGGTCTTCTTCCCCTCCGGCAGCGACACGGCGCAGCTGCTCAGCTCCTTCGCGACCTTCGCGGTGGCCTTCCTGGTGCGTCCGCTCGGCGGAATGGTCTTCGGGCCGCTCGGCGACCGCATCGGCCGCAAGCGCATCCTCTCCATCACCATGATCATGATGGCGGTGGGCACGTTCGCCATCGGCCTCATCCCCCCGCACTCCGCCATCGGCATCTGGGCCCCGGTCCTGCTGATCCTCTTCCGGATGGTGCAGGGCTTCTCCACCGGCGGGGAGTACGGGGGCGCCTCGACGTTCATCGCGGAGTACGCGCCCGACAAGCGGCGCGGCTTCTTCGGCAGCTTCCTGGAGTTCGGCACGCTCGCCGGCTACGTGGGCGCCTCCGGACTCGTCGTGGTCCTCACCGGCCTCCTCAGCGAGCAGCAGATGCTGGACTGGGGCTGGCGCATCCCCTTCCTGGTCGCGGCCCCGCTCGGCCTCATCGGCCTCTACCTGCGGCTGCGGCTGGACGAGACGCCCGCGTTCCAGAAGCTGGAGGGCGGCCGGGTCAGGGCGAGCGAGGCCGCCGACGCGGTGGAGACCTCCGCCACCGGTGACCTCGGCAAGATCTTCACCCGCTACTGGCGGCCGCTGCTGCTGTGCGTCGCCCTCGTCGCCGCGTACAACATCACGGACTACATGCTGCTGTCGTACATGCCGACGTACCTGTCGGACGAGCTCGGCTACGGCACCACGCACGGCCTGCTGATCCTGCTCGTCGTGATGGTGCTCCAGATGTGCGTCATGAACCAGGTCGGGCGGCTCTCGGACCGCTTCGGGCGCAAGCCGCTGCTGATGACGGGGATGCTCGGCTTCCTCTTCCTCTCCGTGCCGTCCTTCCTCCTCATCCGGCAGGGCAGCGTCGTCCTCATCACCGTGGGACTGCTCCTGCTGGGGCTGTCCCTGGTGACGATGCTCGGCACGATGTCCTCGGCGCTCCCGGCGATCTTCCCCACCCAGGTCCGCTACGGCTCCCTCTCGGTCGCCTACAACCTGTCCACGTCACTCTTCGGCGGCACGACTCCCCTGGTGATCACCGCGCTGATCAGCGCCTTCGGCACCAACCTGATGCCGGCCTACTACGCCATGGGCGCCGCCGCCATCGGTGTCGTCGCCGTGCTGTGCATGAAGGAGACCGCGAACCAGCCGCTGGCCGGCTCCCCGCCCTGCGTGGAGACGGAGGCGGAGGCCACGGAGCTCGTGCAGGCCCAGGCGCCCAGCCCCAGGTTCTGA
- a CDS encoding YihY/virulence factor BrkB family protein, translating to MGTVVHVPQTRDMIGEELSGDEAFTALRHYGGIRLLTDAFSRFRYADGFTNARALGFQIVLGMVPFTIALVGVATAAHTESVGRIIELTLARIVPGASSQVVEEALSGTRRSAHSDVWSTIALWLGLGFSVLNLASAMAQVERGANRIYGIERDRPFPAKYGRALLLAFAAGVPMVLGFLVLVAGEAVGESTAEAFGWSGTAAWWAAVRVPLGLVLAVVASAVIFRWSPRRDQPGYTWLVFGSAVHLVLWVGATWLLALYVEESGSFGAVYGPLTAFVALLLWANLTGVALFLGIAFAAQLEAARAGLTTAVRPDPGPGA from the coding sequence ATGGGCACGGTCGTACACGTTCCGCAGACGCGGGACATGATCGGGGAGGAACTGTCCGGCGACGAGGCCTTCACCGCGTTGCGCCACTACGGCGGCATCCGGCTGCTCACCGACGCCTTCTCGCGGTTCCGGTACGCCGACGGGTTCACCAACGCGCGTGCCCTCGGCTTCCAGATCGTGCTCGGCATGGTGCCCTTCACCATCGCCCTCGTCGGTGTCGCCACGGCCGCCCACACCGAGAGCGTCGGGCGGATCATCGAGCTGACCCTCGCCAGGATCGTGCCCGGTGCCAGCTCGCAGGTGGTCGAGGAGGCGCTGTCCGGCACCCGCCGCAGCGCCCACTCCGACGTCTGGAGCACCATCGCGCTGTGGCTCGGCCTCGGCTTCTCGGTCCTCAACCTGGCCTCGGCCATGGCCCAGGTGGAACGGGGCGCCAACCGCATCTACGGCATCGAACGCGACCGGCCCTTCCCGGCGAAGTACGGCCGGGCGCTGCTGCTCGCCTTCGCCGCCGGAGTGCCGATGGTGCTGGGCTTCCTCGTCCTCGTGGCGGGCGAGGCCGTGGGCGAGTCGACCGCCGAGGCCTTCGGCTGGTCCGGAACGGCGGCGTGGTGGGCGGCCGTCCGCGTCCCGCTGGGGCTGGTCCTCGCCGTGGTCGCCTCGGCCGTGATCTTCCGCTGGTCACCGCGCCGCGACCAGCCCGGCTACACCTGGCTGGTCTTCGGTTCGGCCGTCCACCTGGTGCTGTGGGTCGGCGCGACCTGGCTGCTGGCCCTGTACGTCGAGGAGAGCGGGTCCTTCGGCGCCGTGTACGGGCCGCTCACGGCGTTCGTGGCGCTGCTGCTGTGGGCCAACCTCACCGGCGTCGCGCTGTTCCTCGGCATCGCCTTCGCCGCACAGCTGGAGGCGGCGAGGGCCGGGCTGACCACCGCCGTACGGCCGGACCCCGGGCCGGGCGCCTGA
- a CDS encoding CASTOR/POLLUX-related putative ion channel has product MAPRRTPLGERFRYWFDSTLARGAPALVGWLALLCLAVVVPASAVVVWTDPQAPASLTGRLAQVWRLTGETLRLGGATGTPLGVVLSVLLALVALLYVSTLVGLITTALTERLIALRRGRSTVLESGHAVVLGWSEQVFTVVGELIAANANRRGAAVALLADRDKTVMEEALNTRTRPGGRTRLICRSGPPTDPAVLALTNPAEAGVVLVLPHDEPDADAQVVKTLLALRAALPGHDAGPPVVAALRDDRYRLAASLAAGPSGIVLESDTVTAALIVQAARRPGLSLVHRELLDFAGDEFYLTTEPSLVGRPFGDALLSYTTSSVVGLMRGHVPLLGPPPHTTIGPDDLLVVISRDDDTVRPDDCSHAVEETAIASEQPPPARPERVLLLGWNRRAPLVIGRLRRCARPGSAVDVIAEDGEVTLQEVDDADREAGTGLTLTLRRGDVTSPGTLRGLEIAAYDSVIVLGRDPAPGHPSDEPDMRTLVTLLLLRRLERTTGRELPVVTELIDDRNRALAPISPGADVIISGKLIGLLMAQISQNRHLAAVFEELFSAEGSGVHLRPATDYVLPGHETPFATVVAAARLRGECAIGYRSHDDASTAPAYGVRINPPKTERRRWDPRDEVVVVGRD; this is encoded by the coding sequence GTGGCGCCGCGGCGTACTCCACTCGGGGAGAGGTTCCGCTACTGGTTCGACAGCACGCTGGCCCGCGGCGCCCCGGCGCTGGTGGGCTGGCTGGCCCTGCTGTGCCTGGCGGTCGTGGTGCCGGCCAGCGCGGTGGTGGTGTGGACCGACCCGCAGGCACCGGCCTCCCTCACCGGCAGACTGGCCCAGGTGTGGCGGCTCACCGGCGAGACGCTGCGGCTCGGCGGTGCCACCGGGACCCCGCTCGGAGTGGTGCTGTCCGTGCTGCTCGCCCTCGTCGCGCTGCTGTACGTCTCCACGCTCGTCGGCCTGATCACCACGGCCCTGACCGAGCGGCTCATCGCCCTGCGCCGGGGCCGTTCCACGGTCCTGGAAAGCGGCCACGCCGTGGTGCTCGGCTGGTCCGAGCAGGTCTTCACGGTGGTGGGTGAGCTGATCGCCGCCAACGCCAACCGGCGCGGCGCGGCGGTCGCCCTGCTGGCCGACCGCGACAAGACCGTGATGGAGGAGGCGCTGAACACCAGGACGAGGCCGGGCGGCCGGACCCGGCTGATCTGCCGCAGCGGACCGCCCACCGACCCGGCCGTGCTGGCCCTGACCAACCCGGCCGAGGCGGGCGTCGTGCTGGTCCTGCCGCACGACGAGCCGGACGCCGACGCCCAGGTCGTCAAGACGCTGCTGGCCCTGCGGGCGGCGCTGCCCGGCCACGACGCGGGCCCGCCCGTCGTCGCCGCGCTGCGCGACGACCGCTACCGGCTGGCGGCGTCCCTCGCCGCCGGCCCGAGCGGCATCGTCCTGGAGAGCGACACCGTCACCGCCGCCCTGATCGTGCAGGCCGCACGCCGTCCCGGGCTCTCCCTGGTCCACCGGGAACTGCTCGACTTCGCCGGGGACGAGTTCTACCTGACCACCGAACCGTCCCTGGTCGGACGCCCCTTCGGTGACGCGCTGCTGTCGTACACCACATCGAGCGTCGTCGGGCTGATGCGCGGGCACGTCCCCCTGCTCGGCCCGCCGCCGCACACCACCATCGGCCCGGACGACCTGCTCGTCGTCATCTCCCGCGACGACGACACCGTACGGCCGGACGACTGCTCCCACGCCGTCGAGGAGACGGCGATCGCGAGCGAGCAGCCGCCGCCCGCGCGACCGGAACGGGTACTCCTGCTCGGCTGGAACCGGCGGGCTCCGCTCGTCATCGGCCGGTTGCGCCGCTGCGCCCGCCCCGGCTCGGCCGTCGACGTCATCGCGGAGGACGGGGAGGTCACCCTCCAGGAGGTCGACGACGCCGACCGGGAAGCCGGCACGGGCCTCACCCTGACCCTGCGCCGCGGCGACGTCACCAGCCCCGGCACCCTGCGCGGCCTGGAGATCGCCGCGTACGACAGCGTCATCGTCCTCGGCCGGGACCCGGCCCCCGGCCACCCCTCGGACGAACCCGACATGCGCACCCTCGTGACCCTGCTGCTCCTGCGCCGGCTGGAACGGACCACGGGGCGTGAGCTGCCCGTGGTCACCGAGCTGATCGACGACCGCAACCGGGCCCTGGCCCCCATCAGCCCCGGAGCGGACGTCATCATCAGCGGCAAGCTCATCGGCCTGCTGATGGCGCAGATCTCCCAGAACCGGCACCTGGCGGCGGTGTTCGAGGAACTGTTCTCCGCCGAGGGCAGCGGGGTCCACCTGAGGCCGGCGACCGACTACGTGCTGCCGGGGCACGAGACGCCGTTCGCCACGGTCGTCGCCGCGGCGCGGCTCAGGGGCGAGTGCGCCATCGGCTACCGCAGCCACGACGACGCGTCCACGGCGCCCGCGTACGGCGTCCGGATCAACCCGCCCAAGACCGAACGCCGCCGCTGGGACCCCCGGGACGAGGTCGTGGTCGTCGGCCGGGACTGA
- a CDS encoding PP2C family protein-serine/threonine phosphatase, protein MTRKHPTDDGDELLARLGELTAQARERAELQRSRVELAVALQQGMLPTTLPSVPGFRLAVEYQPAHHALSVGGDWYDAFTMPDGCIGLSIGDVQGHNIEATAFMGQVRVGLRALASVTSEPGELLARINDLLLALGTDLFATCTFIRLDPATGVLQSARAGHIPGVWATADGRSGLAEDTGGPPLGVLPETAYPVTEHRLSAGDVLVLVTDGVVEGPALSLDEGLDQVVRLAGVAAVAGLEAASLATAVIRGAERVGHTDDAAVLVVGRERPPSRSP, encoded by the coding sequence ATGACCCGCAAGCACCCGACCGACGACGGTGACGAGCTGCTCGCCCGGCTCGGCGAGCTGACCGCGCAGGCCAGGGAGCGCGCGGAACTCCAGCGGTCGCGGGTGGAGCTGGCCGTCGCCCTCCAGCAGGGCATGCTCCCCACCACCCTGCCGTCGGTCCCCGGCTTCCGGCTGGCCGTCGAGTACCAGCCCGCCCACCACGCCCTCAGCGTGGGCGGGGACTGGTACGACGCCTTCACGATGCCCGACGGCTGCATCGGGCTGTCCATCGGCGACGTCCAGGGGCACAACATCGAGGCGACCGCCTTCATGGGGCAGGTACGGGTCGGGCTGCGTGCCCTCGCCTCCGTCACGAGCGAGCCGGGCGAACTCCTCGCCCGCATCAACGACCTGCTGCTCGCCCTCGGCACCGACCTCTTCGCGACGTGCACCTTCATCCGCCTCGACCCGGCCACCGGGGTGCTGCAGAGCGCGCGGGCCGGGCACATACCGGGCGTCTGGGCCACGGCCGACGGCCGCTCCGGCCTCGCCGAGGACACGGGCGGGCCGCCCCTCGGGGTGCTCCCGGAGACGGCGTACCCGGTCACCGAGCACCGGCTCTCGGCGGGTGACGTCCTGGTACTGGTCACCGACGGGGTGGTGGAGGGACCCGCGCTGAGTCTGGACGAGGGCCTCGACCAGGTGGTGCGGCTCGCGGGCGTCGCCGCCGTCGCCGGACTGGAGGCGGCCTCCCTGGCCACCGCCGTGATCAGGGGCGCCGAACGGGT